A window of Equus przewalskii isolate Varuska chromosome 18, EquPr2, whole genome shotgun sequence contains these coding sequences:
- the LRRC15 gene encoding LOW QUALITY PROTEIN: leucine-rich repeat-containing protein 15 (The sequence of the model RefSeq protein was modified relative to this genomic sequence to represent the inferred CDS: inserted 2 bases in 1 codon): MPLKHYLLLLVGCQALGAGLAYYGCPSECTCSRASQVECTGARIVAVPTPLPWDAMSLQILNTHITELSESPFLNISALIALRIEKNELSHIMPGAFRNLGSLRYLSLANNKLQVLPIGLFQGLDNLESLLLSSNQLVQIQPAHFSQFSNLKELQLHGNHLEYIPDGVFDHLVGLTKLNLGKNSLTHLSPRVFQHLGNLQVLRLYENRLTDIPMGTFDGLGNLQELALQQNQIGVLSPGLFHNNRNLQKLYLSNNHISQLPSGIFLQLPQLNRLTLFGNSLKELSPGIFGPMYNLRELWLYDNHITSLPDNVFSSLHQLQVLILSRNQISYISPGAFNGLAELRELSLHTNALQELDGNVFRMLANLQNISLQNNRLRQLPGNIFANVNSLMTIQLQNNQLENLPMGIFDHLGNLCELRLYDNPWRCDSDILPLHNWLLLNKLRLGTDTLPVCFSPASVRGQSLIIISINVAAPSVQGPVTPEVTSSSQTSRYPDTSSYPDTTSISSTTEFTSAVDITDLTTISVPTXRSYTSTAQNGLVIAAIVIGIIALVCSLAACICCCCCKKRSQAVLMQMKAPNEC, from the exons ATGCCATTGAAGCATTATCTCCTTTTGCTGGTGGGCTGCCAAGCCCTGGGTGCGGGCTTGGCCTACTATGGCTGCCCCAGCGAGTGTACCTGCTCCAGGGCCTCCCAGGTGGAGTGCACTGGGGCGCGCATTGTGGCGGTGCCCACCCCTCTGCCCTGGGACGCCATGAGCCTGCAGATCCTCAACACGCACATCACGGAGCTCAGCGAGTCCCCGTTCCTCAACATCTCGGCCCTCATCGCCCTGAGGATCGAGAAGAATGAGCTGTCCCACATCATGCCTGGCGCCTTCCGCAACCTGGGCTCGCTGCGTTACCTCAGCCTCGCCAACAACAAGCTTCAGGTCCTGCCTATTGGCCTCTTCCAGGGCCTGGATAACCTCGAGTCGCTCCTTCTGTCCAGCAACCAGCTGGTGCAGATCCAGCCAGCGCACTTCTCCCAGTTCAGCAACCTGAAGGAGCTGCAGCTGCACGGCAACCACCTGGAGTACATCCCTGACGGCGTCTTCGACCACCTGGTGGGCCTCACCAAGCTCAATCTGGGCAAGAACAGCCTCACCCACCTGTCGCCCAGGGTCTTCCAGCACCTGGGCAACCTCCAGGTCCTCCGGCTGTATGAGAACAGGCTCACGGACATCCCCATGGGCACCTTTGATGGGCTTGGGAACCTCCAGGAGCTGGCCCTGCAGCAGAACCAGATTGGTGTGCTCTCCCCTGGCCTCTTCCACAACAACCGGAACCTCCAGAAGCTCTATCTGTCCAACAACCATATCTCCCAGCTGCCCTCCGGCATCTTCCTGCAGCTGCCCCAGCTCAACCGTCTCACCCTCTTTGGGAATTCTCTGAAGGAGCTCTCTCCAGGGATCTTTGGGCCCATGTACAACCTGCGTGAGCTCTGGCTCTACGACAACCACATCACCTCTCTACCCGACAACGTCTTCAGCAGCCTCCACCAGTTGCAGGTCTTGATCCTCAGTCGCAAccagatcagctacatctccccgGGCGCCTTCAATGGGTTGGCGGAGCTTCGGGAGCTGTCCCTCCACACCAATGCGCTGCAGGAGCTGGACGGGAACGTCTTCCGCATGTTGGCCAACCTGCAGAACATCTCCCTGCAGAACAACCGCCTCAGACAGCTCCCAGGGAATATCTTCGCCAATGTCAACAGCCTCATGACCATCCAGCTACAGAACAACCAGCTGGAGAACCTGCCCATGGGCATCTTCGACCACCTGGGGAACCTGTGTGAACTGCGGCTCTATGACAACCCCTGGAGGTGTGACTCAGACATCCTTCCGCTCCACAACTGGCTCCTGCTCAACAAGCTCAGGTTGGGGACAGACACCCTCCCAGTGTGTTTCAGCCCAGCCAGTGTCCGAGGCCAGTCCCTCATCATCATCAGCATCAACGTTGCTGCCCCCAGTGTCCAGGGGCCAGTGACCCCTGAGGTGACCAGCTCCTCACAAACGTCACGGTACCCAGACACCTCCAGCTACCCTGACACCACCTCCATCTCTTCCACCACTGAGTTCACCAGTGCTGTGGACATCACGGATCTGACCACCATTAGTGTGCCCAC CAGGTCCTACACGTCCACGGCCCAGAACGGGTTGGTCATTGCCGCCATTGTCATTGGCATCATTGCCCTGGTCTGCTCCCTGGCTGCCTGCAtctgctgttgctgctgcaaGAAGAGGAGCCAAGCAGTCCTGATGCAGATGAAGGCACCCAATGAGTGTTAA